One Rhodoferax sp. GW822-FHT02A01 genomic window, TGTCCGATTTGGTAGCCCGCCGCAAGGCATCATTGGGTTTGTTACCAGTCCCGGCATTCAGGCTGTCTGGCACCCAAAAAGGCCCGCTCTATGTCAGGAAAGCCGACTTTGAAGCCCATGTAAAGCGTCAGGCCGAAAGGGCTGCCGCTTTGAATAAGAAGATGCGCGAGGCAGGGTTGGTTTGAAGGCTGCTGTCGCGAAAATCGGCATTCGCCAAGCCAATGACAGCCAGCTAATCCAGTACGCAACAGAAATACGTGTGCGTGCGCAACGAAGGGCCGGGGAAATGCTGGCGCAGACGCCAAAGGCTACTGGTGTCCGCATGAACGGCCCGGTGGTCGAAGCTAACGACCGCCGAGAAGCTGCGACGCTGGCAGATATGGGAATCACAAAAGATCAATCCGCCAACTGGCAATCCCTTGCGCGCCAGTCTGATTACTTGATAAGACTCCTATCAAACACGCCGGAAACAATGTGCTTGCCTTCTTCCACGCCTGAACGTCGCGGTGTGAAGCGATGATTCTTGAGCCGTCCTTGCGGTGAGGAATTCCATGTTCTTTCAACCACTGAGCTTGTCGGCTTGGGCGTGCGTAGCCTGTCACGATTAGCAGATCTTCTGGTGTGAGATATGCGCTCATCTAGACTTGCTCACCGCAAAGTGAATTCACACGCTTAGGCACTGGATCAATGCGATCTGCGGTCGCGGTAGCCCACTCAAGCCACTGGACCAATTCTGGTGAGTGCTGCCCATTGGTCAAGACACGAATGCTTTCAGCATAGGATCGGAGCAATTGGGAGTCTCGCCACAGTCTGGCTTCTTCAAGAAGGGCTTGCTCCTTTGCTGCCTCCTGCCTCTTTTGCTCTTCTGCAAGCTTTCGTGCCGTAGCATCAATTGCGCGTTGCCTGGTTATCTCCTCATAGACTCGATTTGCAATGGCGTGCTGTTCGCGCTTGGCTTTCAATTGACGATCAGGCTCTCTTCGGTCATAGACATAGCCATAAAGCAATATGAAGACTTCGTTCAGTCGACCTTCAATTTGTCTTCTGTCTGAATCTACAAAGTCCTTCCTTCCCCCTCCTGTTCGCTCGCATGTGAGAGTCAGTCGGCATTCCTTATTTAGCCGCAAGTAGATGCCGATTTGGGTCGTCTCAAGATCAAAAAGTACGTTGCCGTACCAAGTCGAAACGCTGACCCTGCAATTTCGCCTTTCGGCGGCATGGATCAACGCGCTCAGGATTGCATTACTTCGGTCAGAAAAGTAACGACTGCGCCTGCCTTCGTAACGCTTAGGGTCGTCCCGCAATTCTGAGACCAGTGGATGAAGGTTGGATGTTGACTTATCCACTTCAATTCGGTTTTGCGCGCCTTCCTCTTCCTCGCACCGTTCAATGAGCCACTGCTTGTCGAGTTCTTCATCGGTCATACCTGTAAATCACTTTCGAAATTCGTTGGAGTGCCTCATCATCTTGCCAGTAGCAACCGGCGAAGGAACCTGAATGGGATCTCACTCTTATGACGTACTTATGGCGGCTGACTTTCTTGGTGTGTCGCGGGGCATGGTTTACAAGCTCGCAGCTCCTGGAGGCCCAATTCCCTGTTACCGATTCGGGACCCGCATAGTGTTCGAGCTTGATGATCTGCAGGCCTACAAACAGTCGTGCAAGGTGAACCCGTTGCCCCCTTTACCGCTGCCACGCTTGCGACCCCGGTCCGTCAGCATCCGCAACCCAGATGGCGAATCCTCACTTCGGAAAACGTTCGAGAAGTTGGGGATTACGCCCCGGCGCACATTAAAGTGAGCCAAACGCCTTGCACATGAATAGATAAAGTATTACCATATCAATATGGAAAAGAAACTTGTCGGAAGAGGTGGAGCCGGAAGAGGACAGGGGCGCAAGCCTTTGGCCGAGGGAGAACCATTGATACCGGTAACCATCAAGATGCTGCAGAAGCAGAAAGACAAACTCGCCCGCTTGGGTGGAGCGCCTTGGGTGAGAAAGAAGATAGACCAAGCAAAGGAATAGAACCCGGCAAGCCCTGCGCCGGATCTTGCAGGGCACTAAGGCGACAGCAAAGGTGATTGGACCCACCAATGCTGTCTGACCAAAATCAAAGAGAGGCTTTGAAAATGGCTAGTGAGAATGTAGCGCAGGATGCTGCGCAATCCAATGGCATCGAGCAGTTTATTGATAGCTCATTGACGGTAATTATTCGCCCTTATGACTTGGAATTTTCGGAGTACCGAGGGACGCGCGCACAACTTGAAGCCGAGGAAATTGTTCCAGCCGGAACAGCATGGCCCGAAGGTGGTTGTTCGGTGAGGTGGGAAAGTGGGTTGCTCAGGTTCGAGCTGAAACGTACCCGGCCTGATGGCATGAAGGGGCCGATGAAACTCTGGCTTGAGGGTGACTATTGGAATCTGCGCTGGGAGCGCAAGGTGCGTCCGGACTTTGGAGCGCGTGAAATCATGAAAAAGAGGGCCGCACTTGAGGCTGAGTTGTTCCGGCATTCCTATGAAGGTCAACGCCAGCAAAGCGCTAACTGGGACCGCTACTGGAAGGCCCATGAAGACAAGGCATTCCAAGCATTCAAGAGCACCATCATTCCGCAACGCATGAAGCGCGGACGCAAAAGCAAGGTGACGCAAGAGCAGGGAGTATCCAATGGCCAATAACAATGGATGGTTTAGAAACCCAGACGAGGCCCTCACAGACTTGTCGAACATGCTGGTTTCCCTGGACGAGCAAGGCAAGCTACCTGATGACATGCGCGAGGCAATCCGCATGCATGCGGACAACTGCCTGGACACCATTCCATTGACCATTGCGGCGACTGCCACGGCATTGGCATCTTCGGCTGATGGAACACAGGCCATAAGTCAGGATGAAGTGAGGAATGTTGCTTATGGCCTGGCACACATGGCAGAGCAGATGTACGGTTATGGGCGGTTGGCCACTCATTTCCGGGAATGTAAAAGCATGAAGGTTAAGTATGGCTAACCCCGAAAATCCCCCGGTCATATTGGTTGGCAACCAGGCGGTAAAGGCGGCGTCTTTGGTGGGAAGAGGAATTCCGTGTTTTATCTTTCCGACCCAGAAGCAGGCAGAGCAGTGGCGATCCACGCTCAATGCCATTGAGGCGGTCGGAGAGCAGAAACTGCGGAGGTCCAACTATGAGGATGTGCTGGAAGCGATTGAAGCCAGGGAGAAGAAACTCAGCGAATTGTCCGGCCTGTTGGTGGACGTCCTCCAGTCAAATCCCGTTGACGGCGTTAGGGAGCGCCTTGTAAATGGACTGCAGTACCCATGAAGGAGGTTGGACGTTGAAGGAATAGGAAAGCCCGCCACGTGCGGGTTTTTTTTCCAAATCCGACACGCAGAAAGTAAAAAAGAGCGGTACGGGTTCAGCGTGCCCCCGTCACAATTCAGCATGTTATGTGGCGATTCAGTATGGTGCGGGATCAACGGACGCGCTTAACATCAACGCTGAGGTGCTTACCGGCATCCCAAATATCATCAACCAGTTAACGCCGAGATGGCGCAGGAGCTTGTATGACAGCTAAGACCCCAATGAATTTCGACGACCTGCCGGATGGCGCATACCTGCGCAAACCGCAAGTGCTACAAATTGCGCCTTTCTCAGCGCCCACCATGTATCGGAAAATTAAAGAGGGGACCTTCCCAAAACCGGTCCATTTGTCAGAGCGCGTGAGTGCATGGCAGGTAGGGGCCATCCGCAAGTGGTTGGCTAGTCAAGCAGCACAGTGAGGTGCAGCCATGCATTCCATCCACAGTGCCGTATCGGCAGGGGAAGTCACACCCAAAAATGACGAAGCCCGCAGCACGCCACATGCTGCAGGCTCCAGAGCTTTCCAAAACGCAGGCCTCCATTGTAATGACAATGAGGAGCACTGTCTTCTATTAGAAGTTATTCCGAATCCATTCAACCGTCTGGCGCGCAAGTACCGCGATCTTGGTTATGGGCTCTATCCGCTGAGCGGCGACACGCTGCTGCTGACACATCCGGCCATGGGTATGACGCGCACCTTGGCTGATATGCGCGCTGC contains:
- a CDS encoding AlpA family phage regulatory protein, with translation MTAKTPMNFDDLPDGAYLRKPQVLQIAPFSAPTMYRKIKEGTFPKPVHLSERVSAWQVGAIRKWLASQAAQ